GCGCGGCATCCTCGTCCTGGCCTCCGGTATCCGCTCCAGCCAGCGCCAGGTCCTCGACTCCGTCGGCACCCTCGACCTGCTGTCCCATGAGGGCAAGGATCACGCCACCACGCCCGAGGCGATCCGCGCAGCCCGCGGTCACCTGGAGACGGCCGGGGTCGTGCCCGCGATTCCCGTCCAGATGAGTGGACCGAAGCCCACCGAGATCGGCGAGGAGGCGGTCCGATGAGCACGACGCCCGCAGCCTTGCGCATGATCGAGGTCTCCGGCGCGGAGGCGCTGTGGCTGCTGGAAGGGTCGGCGCTGGGCCGGTTGGTGCTTGTGCAGCGGGAGCAGGCCGTCGTGCGGCCCGCCCGGCATGTGTGGCGGTACGGCAGGCTGATCGTCCGAACCCCGGTGCAGGCCGTCGCGGTCCCGGCGACGGTGACCTATCACGTGGACGAGGTCCGCGCCGCGACCGGCACCGGCTGGACGGTCACCGCGGCCGGGTCCGCCGAGGTGATCACCGACGCGGACGAGGCGGCGCACCATCGCCGCACGCCGGCCGGTTGGACGCACGGCCCGCACGACACCGTATTGAGCATCCGGCCACAGACCGTCAGCGGGTTCCGTCTCGCCCAGGGCACGGAGCGATGATGTCCACGCAGCCCACGCAATTGGCAGCGCTGCCTTACCGGCACGTGCTTACTCTGCCCGCCGAGCCGTCCGCTGTCCGCCTCGCCCGCGAGACCGCCGAACAGGCGCTGGTCGAGTGGGGTGTTGGCCTGCGCCATCCCACGGTGGACCCGGCGCTGCTGATCCTCGGCGAGTTGGTCACCAACAGCGTCCGGCACGCCGCCGTCCGCTCCCCGCAGGTCACCGTCATATACGCGGCAGGCAGGGACTGCCTCGCCTTCGCCGTCCACGACCGCCATCCGTACCAGCCGCGGCTGTACGCGTCGGCCGGCGGAACGGGAGCCGGCGGTCTCGGGACCGTCATGGAGCTCACCCTCGGCCTAGGTGGAACTGCCGTCGTCCGGGCCGACGCCGACGGCGGTGGTAAGAGCATCTGGATCACCCTGCCCCTGTGACGGGCAGCTCGGGCAAGGAGTTCACTGTCATGACCATCGAGTGGCGTTACACCATCGAGCGTGGCTTCGGCGTCCTCTCCGTCGCCGGATACCTCGGCCCGGAGGCCGTGCGCCGCTTCAGCGGGGCAGTCGGCTGGGTCGTCGCGCGCGGCAGCGGACCGGTCATCGTCGACCTGACCGAGCTGCGCGGCTGGTCGGCCGAGGGCCAACTGGCCATCACCGAGGCCGCCCGCCACCTGGCCAGCAGCGGTCGGCGGCTGGAACTCGCAGCGATCCCCGCCGACGGCCCCCTGGTGCCGGCAGGCAACTGCCCGGACATCCCGGTCCACAGCGACCTGGTGGCAGCCCTCGCCGCCCACACCCGGCCTGTGTCAGCCGCCGAGGAGCCGCAGCAGGCATGGCGTACCGACGGCTGGCCTTCCTGACGGACGTATCGAGCAACCCACGACTGAAAGACATCTGTGATGAGTGAAACCCTTCCTCCTTGCCCCGAGTGTTCCGGTGAGTACACGTACGTGATGGGCGCGCTGCTGGTCTGCCCGGAGTGCGGGCACGAGTGGTCGCCAGGTGTGGAACCGGCGAGCGACACCGAAGGCAAGGTGGTCAAGGACGCGGTCGGCAATGTCCTGGCCGACGGCGACACCGTGACGGTGATCAAGAGCCTGAAGGTCAAGGGCAGCCCGACCGGAATCAAGGCGGGCACCAAGGTCCGCAGCATTCGCCTCGTCGACGGGGTGGACGGCCACGACATCGACTGCAAGGTCGACGGGTTCGGCGCGATGCAGCTGAAGTCCAGGGTGGTCAAGAAGGTCTGACCGGCTCAGCGGGGGTCTGTCTCCCGTTCGGCGCGAGTCACCACCGTGCCGAAGGCAGTCCGAGTTCGGCCGTCCCGGAGCCGCGCGCGAGGATGGTCCGCATGTTGCTGACGAGGTGGACGCGATGCTCCGGGGTCCGGCCGACGGGGCCGCGCTGTTGTGCCCGGGAGGGGACGGCACTATGAGTACGCCGCTGTACCAACTGAAGGCCGAGTTCTTCAAGACGCTCGGGCACCCGGCCCGCATCCGCGTGCTGGAGCTGCTGAGCGAGCGGGAGCACGCGGTCGCGGAGATGCTGCCCGAGGTCGGCATCGAGCCGGCGCATCTGTCCCAGCAACTGGCCGTGCTGCGCCGAGCCAACCTGGTCGTGAACCGCAAGGAGGGCTCGCACGTGTACTACTCCCTCACCAGCCCGCACGTCGCCGAGCTGCTCCGGGTCGCCCGCACCATCCTGTCCGGCGTCCTGGCCGGGCAGGCCGAGCTGCTGGCCGACTTGGAGGCCGCGCAGGGGGAGGCGAAACCGCCGTCATAGCGAGAGCTCTCCGCCGCGTGCTGAGCACGGGCACACCATCACAGTGCCCGCAGGCCGTGCTCCCGGAACTGCTCGCGGACGCGCTCCGTCAGGTCCGGATCGGGGGTCGGGGTGTCGCGCAGCGGGAAGGGGATGCCGAGCGCGTCGTACTTGTGGGCGCCGAGCTTGTGGAACGGCAGAACGTCCACGCGGTCGACGTTGCCGAGTCCGGCGAGGAACGCGCCGAGGCTGTCGACGGCTGCCGGGTCGTCGGTCCAGCCGGGCACGAGGACGTAGCGGATCCACATCGGGACGCCGATCCGGTCCAGGCGGGTGGCGAAGTTGAGGGTCGGGGAGAGTTCGCCTCCGGTCAACTTCCGGTAGATGCGGACATCGAAGGACTTGATGTCCAGCAGGACCAGGTCGGTGTCGGCGAGAAGCTCGTCGGTGGCGCGGGCGCCGAGGAAGCCGGAGGTGTCGAGGGCGGTGTGCAGGCCGGCCTCCTTGCAGCGGCGCAGCACCTCGCCGGTGAAGGCGGACTGGAGCAGCGGCTCGCCGCCCGTGATGGTCACCCCGCCACCGGCCGTGGTGAGGAAGGCCCGGTACTCGTCGATCTCGGTCATGACCTCGTCCACCGTGGCCTGCTTGCCGTCGCGCATGTGCCAGGTGTCCGGGTTGGCGCAGTACAGGCAGCGCAGCGGGCAGCCGCTGACGAAGAGGACGAACCGGGTCCCGGGACCGTCCACTCCCGTGGACAGGTCCCAGGAGTGGATCCGGCCCGTCACCGGTTCGGTCGTGGTGTTCACAGCGATCCGTGGAAGGTGCGGCTGATCACGTCAAGCTGCTGCTCGCGGGTCAGGCGGACGAAGTTGACGGCGTATCCGGAAACCCTGATCGTCAGCTCCGGGTGCTTCTGCGGGTGTTCCATGGCGTCCTCCAGGGTCGCCCGGTCCAGGACGTTGACGTTCATGTGGAAGCCGCCCGAGGCCATGTAGGCGTCGAGGATGCCGACCAGGTGGCCCGGCCGCTCGTCCGGGTTGTGCCCCAGTCCCTCGGGGGTGATCGTCGTGGTCAGCGAGATGCCGTCCCGGGCCTCCTCGTACGGCAGTTTCGCCACCGAGAGGGCGGAGGCGGCCACGCCGTGGCGGTCGCGGCCGTTCATCGGGTTGGCGCCGGGCGCGAAGGGCTCCCCGGCACGGCGGCCGTCGGGGGTGTTGCCGGTGTGCTTGCCGTACACCACGTTGGAGGTGATGGTCAGCACCGACTGGGTGTGCTCGGCATTGCGGTAGGTGGGGTGGCGGCGAACCTTGGTCATGAAGGACTTCAAGAGGTCGACGGCGATGGAGTCGACCCGGTCGTCGTTGTTGCCGTACGCCGGGAACTCCCCCTCGGTCCCGTAGTCGACGGCCAGCCCGTTCCCGTCCCGGATCACCTTCACGCGGGCGTGCTTGACGGCGGAGAGGCTGTCGGCGGCCACCGACAGGCCGGCGATCCCGCAGGCCATGTAGCGGTACACCGGGTGGTTGTGCAACGCCATCTCGATGCGCTCGTAGGCGTACTTGTCGTGCATGTAGTGGATGACGTTGAGCGTGTTGACGTACGTGGCCGCCAGCCAGTCCAGCATGCGGTCGTACGCGGCCGACAGCTCCCCGTACTCCAGGTACTCGCCGGTCAGGGCGGGCGCCTCGGGCGCGATCTGTTCGCCGGTCATCTCGTCCCGGCCGCCGTTGATCGCGTACAGCAGCGCCTTGGCGAGGTTGACGCGGGCGCCGAAGAACTGCATCTGCCGGCCCACCGTCATCGCGGAGACGCAGCAGGCGATCGCGGTGTCGTCGCCGGTGCGCGGGCGCAGCAGGTCGTCGGACTCGTACTGCACGGCGCTGGTGTCGATCGACACGCGGGCGCAGAACTCCTTGAACCCGGACGGCAGTTGGGGTGACCACAGCACGGTCAGGTTGGGCTCCGGGGCCGGGCCGAGGTTGTACAGCGTCTGCAGGAAGCGGAAGGAGGTTCGGGTGACCAGTGTGCGCCCGTCGCCGCCGATGCCGCCGATGGACTCCGTCACCCAGGTCGGGTCGCCGGAGAACAGCGCGTCGTACTCCGGGGTGCGCAGGAACCGTACGATCCGCAGCTTGATCACGAAGTCGTCGATCAGCTCCTGGGCGCGCGTCTCGTCGAGGGTGCCCTCGTCCAGGTCGCGCTGGAGGTAGACGTCCAGGAAGGTGGAGGTGCGGCCGAGCGACATCGCGGCGCCGTTCTGCTCCTTCACGGCGGCCAGGAAGCCGAGGTAGAGCCACTGCACGGCCTCGTGGGCGGTGGCGGCGGGGCGGGAGACGTCGCAGCCGTACCAGGCCGCCATCTCCGCCAGTTCACCCAGCGCCCGTATCTGCTCGGCCAGTTCCTCGCGGTCGCGGATGACGTCCGGGCTGGAGAGCCGCGCGTCCAGCACAGCACGCTCGGCCTGCTTGGACTCGATCAGCCGGTCGGTGCCGTACAGCGCGACGCGCCGGTAGTCGCCGATGATCCGGCCACGGCCGTACGCGTCGGGCAAGCCGGTGATGATGCCCGCCTTGCGGGCGGCGCGCATCTCAGGGGTGTAGGCGTCGAAGACGCCGTCGTTGTGGGTCTTGCGGTAGGTGCCGAAGACGCGTGTCACGAAGGGGTCGGCCTTGTAGCCGTACGCCTCCAGACTGTTCTCGACCATCCGCAGCCCGCCGTTGGGCATGATGGCCCGCCGCAGCGGGGCATCGGTCTGCAGGCCCACGATCAGCTCCCGGTCGCGGTCGATGAAGCCCGGCCGGTGCGAGGTGATGGTGGACGGAGTGCCCGGGTCTACGTCGAAGATCCCCTTGAGCCGCTCGTCGGGGAAGTGCGCGCTGACCTTGCGCCAGACCGTGAGGGTGCGCTCGGTCGGACCGGCCAGGAACGCCGAGTCGCCCTCGTACGGCGTGTAGTTGGCCTGGATGAAGTCGCGTACGTCGATGCGGTCGCGCCAGCGTGTCCCGGCGAAGCCTCGCCATGCCTCGGCCCTTCGGCTGCCAACTGTCACCGTCGTGGTCATCGCCGGATGTCCTCTCCCTGGTCGCATTCGTTCGTTTCTCACTGCCGATACTTGTCTTCCGCCGTGCTTGCGGGCAGTGCCGGACAGGCCTGTGAACGGTGCCGTCCGTCCCCGGGCCGTAGGGCCGTTCGGCCCACCGGCCCGCCCTGACGGACCTCAGCCGAGGGACAGCTCGGGGCGGACCAGCGTCCCCGACCTGCCGTGGAGGATCTCGTACGCCGCGTCCAGGCAACCGATCGCGGCCAGGCCTCCGGTACGTTCCACGAACCGGGCCGCGGCCTCCGTCTTGGGGCCCATCGAGCCGTCGGGGAAGTCGCCGCGGCGCAGGGCGTCCGGGGTGGCGTCCAGGACGGGGTGCTGGTGAGGGGTGCCGTAGTCGGTGTAGACGTTCGGCACGTCGGTGAGGATGAGCAGGAAGTCGGCCTTGAGTTCCTCGGCGAGCAGGGCCGCGGTGAGGTCCTTGTCGACGACCGCCTCGACACCGGTCAACGCGCCGGTGTCTGTGTCCGCGGTGACGGGCACGCCTCCGCCGCCGGCGCAGATGACCAGCGCGCCGCAGGTGAGCAGGTCGTGGATGGTCTCGGTCTCGACGATCCCCTGGGGCGCCGGTGAGGCAACGACCTGGCGCCATCCGGTGGCGTCCTTGGCGATGTGCCAGCCGCTCCTTCGAGCCAGGGAGCGGGCGACGTCCCGGGGGTACACCGGGCCGACGCGCTTCGTGGGCCGCGTGAAGGCCGGATCGTCGGCCCGTACCAGGGTGTGGGTGACCAGTGCGGCGATCTTGCGGCCGGGCAGCGTGTCGTACAGGGCCCGGACCAGCAGCGATCCGATGAGGCCCGCGGTCTGGGCACCCAGCAGGTCCAGAGGACAGGGGGCGGTCAGGACCGGGTCGGCCGCGCTCTCCATGGCGAGCAGTCCGATCTGCGGCTCGTTGCCATGGGTGATGACGACCTCGTGTTCCAGGGTGAGGCCGGCGACGGCGGTGGCCACCCGGTCGATGTTCGCCTGCTGCACGGCAGCGTCGGGGCGATCACCCCGGCGCAGCAGGGCGTTGCCGCCGAGGGCTATGACGATACGCACGGTTCAGTCCTCCAGAGTGCCGACCAGCACGGCTTCGCAGGTGTGCAACCGGTTCTCCGCCTGGTCGAAGACGGTGTAGGTGGGCGGGGCTCGTTGGCCTCCGGCCCGTCGAAGCGCGGGTGCCGAGCGGTTTCCGGCCGGGCGGGTGCGGTGGTCCTGAGGCGCGGGCAGGTGCCGAGGGGAACACTTGGAGAGCCGGTTCAGGCATGCGGTACGACTGCGACGGGGCAGCCGATGTGATGCAGCGCCGCGTGCGTCACGGGACCGATGTGGGTGCCGAGGCGGCCGTCCCGTGTACGGCGACCCACGACCACGAGGGAGGCACCGGACGACGCGCGCACCAGTGCGGTGGCCGCCCTGCCTTCGGAGACGGACTCGGTCACGGAGACGTCGGGGAACTTCTCGCACCACGGACGCAGCGTCGCGACGACGGCACGTTCCTGTGCCGCGAGAATCTCCGGACCGGATCCTGTGACCGCGTGAAGGTCGCCGCCGTCGGCCGACGGAACGCTGAAGGCGTGGATCACGTGCAGGCCGGCGCCGTAGCGGTGGGCGGCCTCGAAGGCGAACTCGATCAGTTCGTCACAAGGGCGCCGGGTGTCCAGCCCGAGGACGACATCGCGGAACGGGATCTCCGGAATTTCATCCGGCGAGACACCGCCGGATACCGGAAGGTGCTCGTCGGCGGAAGCCTCGCCCGCGCGGACAAGCACCACAGGGCGCTCGGACCTGGCGACGACCCGCTGGGACACGGAGCCGATGATGAACCCCGCGACTCCTCTGAGTCCGCGGGAGCCGAGTACCAACAGCTGCGCCTCCTCGGCTGCCGCGAGCAGGGCGGCGACCGCGGAGTCGGGCACCAGCCGGTCGACGATCCGCAGCCCGGGGTGCGCGGCACGGACGCTGCCGACTGCTCGGTCCAGGGTCTGCTGGGCCCACTCGCGCTCGCTGAGTTCCGCGGGTACGGACGAGGCCGGGCGAGGGTGCCACTTCCAGGCCTGCACGAGCCGCAACGAGGCTCCGCGACGCAGGGCTTCCCGGGCCGCCCAGTGCGCGGCCGCGAGACTCTCGGTGGAACCGTCGACACCTGCGGTGATGTGGCGAAGCATACTGTCTACCTCCTCCGTCCGAGCCTGCTGGCTCGCTAGTGCCGCGACAGGCAACGTTCGCCCCGTCGCGACGCCCGGCACGCTCCCCCACTGCCCTAAAGGCGTGGGAGGTGCCCCCACTCGCCGCACCGGCCGGAAGCCCAAGTACGTCCAGTACGAGGGCTTCCGGCCGGCACGCCGAGAGCACGCACCGGACGCCGCTCCTTGAAGGGCGAACGTTGCCTGTCGCGGCACTAGTTCGAGCGTTGTGCAGGAACGGCTTTGCGCGAAGGGGCCGTACAGCCCCTTCGTGGACCTTTCGGCCCCACTCAGTCCCGCGAGCTACGCCCTGCGGACTTCCGTGGCTCAGCGACGCGCCAGGGCCCTGTCAGGTCGGCGCGACCCTCCGGGCGTCCGCGTGAGCGCCGACCGGCGACGGATGCGGCGCCGCTGCGCCCGTAGCGCCAGCGCGTCGAGCACGGCGCTGAGCACGAAGGTGACCGCCATGGAACTCACCAGGAGGATGGCGAACAGCCTCCCGAACTCCGGCGTCAGTGACGTACCCATGGCGCACACCCCCTTCCATCGGTTCCTCTGTGGCCTTCATCGAACCGCCGGGCCCGCTCCGGCGCAGGGGGCCCATGGGCTCTCATCGGGTACCGGGCGGCCCGGCCATGGGGCCGGGTGGCCCATGGCCCGGTACGGGCGACGGGGACAGGCTGGACGTAGCAGGTACGAACGCCCCTGAGCGGAGGCACGTCATGAACGCTCCCCCCACGGCCGGCATGCTGCGGGCGCTGCCCGCAGAGCACCGGCACCGGTTGATGCAGTTCGCCCGGGAGGTGTCGTTCCCCCAGGGAACCCGTCTCTTCGAAGAGGGCCGGCGTGCGGACCGGTTCTGGATCATCCGCACCGGCACCGTTGCCCTCGACATGCACGTGCCCGGGCGCCGCGCGGCCGTCATCGAGACCCTCGGACACAACGAACTCGTCGGCTGGTCCTGGCTGTTCGCGCCGCACACCTGGCACCTGGGCGCCGAGGCGACCAGTCCCGTGCGGGCGTACGAGTTCGACGCCACCGCGATCCGTTCGCTGTGCCAGGACGATCCCGCACTCGGTCAGAGCGTCGCCCAGTGGGTCGGCGACGTCCTCGCCCACCGCCTGCGCTCGGCCCGCACCCGGCTGCTGGACCTGTACGCGCCATACGGCAGCGGCAGCCTCCTGTGACCGCCCCTGTGAGCCGAAGCAACAGCCACCGAGGAGACATCATGCACGGCACCCCTCACATCGTGAGCGACGTCATGAGTGAGACCGTCGCCGCCATCGGCCGCAAGGCGGCCTTCAAGGAGATGGTGCGGATGATGCAGGACTGGAAGGTCAGTGCCCTGCCCGTCTTGGAGGGCGAGGGGCGCGTCGTCGGGGTCGTCTCCGAGGCAGACCTACTGCCCAAGGAGGAGTTCCGCGACAGCGACCCCGACCGGTACACCCAGCTGCGGCGCCTGTCCGACCTCGCGAAGGCCGGCGCGGCGACCGCCGAGGAACTGATGACCTCGCCGGCCCTCACGGTCCAGGCGGACGCGACGCTCGCCCAGGCCGCGCGGACCATGGCACGCGCCAAGGTCAAACGACTGCCGGTCGTCGACGAGTTGGGCGTGCTGCAGGGCATCGTCAGCCGCGCCGACCTGCTGAAGGTATTCCTGCGCGACGACGACGAGATCGCCGAGGAGGTCCGCCGGGAGGTGGTGTCGTACCTCTTCCCCACTCCGGCGTCGGCCGCACGTGTGGCGGTACGGGACGGTGTCGTGACGCTCAGCGGCCGCATCCGGGACACGTCCCTGGTGCCCGTGGCCGCACGTCTGATCCGGGCCGTCGAGGGTGTCGTGAACGTGGACTTCGATCTCTCCGAGCACGGGGGCTCCCCCGAGCCGGCCACCATGACGCACCGCGAGTGAACGAGCTTCTGCG
The nucleotide sequence above comes from Streptomyces sp. NL15-2K. Encoded proteins:
- a CDS encoding pyridoxamine 5'-phosphate oxidase family protein: MSTTPAALRMIEVSGAEALWLLEGSALGRLVLVQREQAVVRPARHVWRYGRLIVRTPVQAVAVPATVTYHVDEVRAATGTGWTVTAAGSAEVITDADEAAHHRRTPAGWTHGPHDTVLSIRPQTVSGFRLAQGTER
- a CDS encoding ATP-binding protein; the encoded protein is MSTQPTQLAALPYRHVLTLPAEPSAVRLARETAEQALVEWGVGLRHPTVDPALLILGELVTNSVRHAAVRSPQVTVIYAAGRDCLAFAVHDRHPYQPRLYASAGGTGAGGLGTVMELTLGLGGTAVVRADADGGGKSIWITLPL
- a CDS encoding anti-sigma factor antagonist; amino-acid sequence: MTIEWRYTIERGFGVLSVAGYLGPEAVRRFSGAVGWVVARGSGPVIVDLTELRGWSAEGQLAITEAARHLASSGRRLELAAIPADGPLVPAGNCPDIPVHSDLVAALAAHTRPVSAAEEPQQAWRTDGWPS
- a CDS encoding zinc ribbon domain-containing protein YjdM; this translates as MSETLPPCPECSGEYTYVMGALLVCPECGHEWSPGVEPASDTEGKVVKDAVGNVLADGDTVTVIKSLKVKGSPTGIKAGTKVRSIRLVDGVDGHDIDCKVDGFGAMQLKSRVVKKV
- a CDS encoding metalloregulator ArsR/SmtB family transcription factor, giving the protein MSTPLYQLKAEFFKTLGHPARIRVLELLSEREHAVAEMLPEVGIEPAHLSQQLAVLRRANLVVNRKEGSHVYYSLTSPHVAELLRVARTILSGVLAGQAELLADLEAAQGEAKPPS
- the pflA gene encoding pyruvate formate-lyase-activating protein — encoded protein: MNTTTEPVTGRIHSWDLSTGVDGPGTRFVLFVSGCPLRCLYCANPDTWHMRDGKQATVDEVMTEIDEYRAFLTTAGGGVTITGGEPLLQSAFTGEVLRRCKEAGLHTALDTSGFLGARATDELLADTDLVLLDIKSFDVRIYRKLTGGELSPTLNFATRLDRIGVPMWIRYVLVPGWTDDPAAVDSLGAFLAGLGNVDRVDVLPFHKLGAHKYDALGIPFPLRDTPTPDPDLTERVREQFREHGLRAL
- the pflB gene encoding formate C-acetyltransferase produces the protein MTTTVTVGSRRAEAWRGFAGTRWRDRIDVRDFIQANYTPYEGDSAFLAGPTERTLTVWRKVSAHFPDERLKGIFDVDPGTPSTITSHRPGFIDRDRELIVGLQTDAPLRRAIMPNGGLRMVENSLEAYGYKADPFVTRVFGTYRKTHNDGVFDAYTPEMRAARKAGIITGLPDAYGRGRIIGDYRRVALYGTDRLIESKQAERAVLDARLSSPDVIRDREELAEQIRALGELAEMAAWYGCDVSRPAATAHEAVQWLYLGFLAAVKEQNGAAMSLGRTSTFLDVYLQRDLDEGTLDETRAQELIDDFVIKLRIVRFLRTPEYDALFSGDPTWVTESIGGIGGDGRTLVTRTSFRFLQTLYNLGPAPEPNLTVLWSPQLPSGFKEFCARVSIDTSAVQYESDDLLRPRTGDDTAIACCVSAMTVGRQMQFFGARVNLAKALLYAINGGRDEMTGEQIAPEAPALTGEYLEYGELSAAYDRMLDWLAATYVNTLNVIHYMHDKYAYERIEMALHNHPVYRYMACGIAGLSVAADSLSAVKHARVKVIRDGNGLAVDYGTEGEFPAYGNNDDRVDSIAVDLLKSFMTKVRRHPTYRNAEHTQSVLTITSNVVYGKHTGNTPDGRRAGEPFAPGANPMNGRDRHGVAASALSVAKLPYEEARDGISLTTTITPEGLGHNPDERPGHLVGILDAYMASGGFHMNVNVLDRATLEDAMEHPQKHPELTIRVSGYAVNFVRLTREQQLDVISRTFHGSL
- a CDS encoding carbamate kinase, whose product is MRIVIALGGNALLRRGDRPDAAVQQANIDRVATAVAGLTLEHEVVITHGNEPQIGLLAMESAADPVLTAPCPLDLLGAQTAGLIGSLLVRALYDTLPGRKIAALVTHTLVRADDPAFTRPTKRVGPVYPRDVARSLARRSGWHIAKDATGWRQVVASPAPQGIVETETIHDLLTCGALVICAGGGGVPVTADTDTGALTGVEAVVDKDLTAALLAEELKADFLLILTDVPNVYTDYGTPHQHPVLDATPDALRRGDFPDGSMGPKTEAAARFVERTGGLAAIGCLDAAYEILHGRSGTLVRPELSLG
- a CDS encoding universal stress protein, coding for MLRHITAGVDGSTESLAAAHWAAREALRRGASLRLVQAWKWHPRPASSVPAELSEREWAQQTLDRAVGSVRAAHPGLRIVDRLVPDSAVAALLAAAEEAQLLVLGSRGLRGVAGFIIGSVSQRVVARSERPVVLVRAGEASADEHLPVSGGVSPDEIPEIPFRDVVLGLDTRRPCDELIEFAFEAAHRYGAGLHVIHAFSVPSADGGDLHAVTGSGPEILAAQERAVVATLRPWCEKFPDVSVTESVSEGRAATALVRASSGASLVVVGRRTRDGRLGTHIGPVTHAALHHIGCPVAVVPHA
- a CDS encoding cyclic nucleotide-binding domain-containing protein, encoding MNAPPTAGMLRALPAEHRHRLMQFAREVSFPQGTRLFEEGRRADRFWIIRTGTVALDMHVPGRRAAVIETLGHNELVGWSWLFAPHTWHLGAEATSPVRAYEFDATAIRSLCQDDPALGQSVAQWVGDVLAHRLRSARTRLLDLYAPYGSGSLL
- a CDS encoding CBS domain-containing protein — encoded protein: MHGTPHIVSDVMSETVAAIGRKAAFKEMVRMMQDWKVSALPVLEGEGRVVGVVSEADLLPKEEFRDSDPDRYTQLRRLSDLAKAGAATAEELMTSPALTVQADATLAQAARTMARAKVKRLPVVDELGVLQGIVSRADLLKVFLRDDDEIAEEVRREVVSYLFPTPASAARVAVRDGVVTLSGRIRDTSLVPVAARLIRAVEGVVNVDFDLSEHGGSPEPATMTHRE